The following are encoded together in the Aerococcus mictus genome:
- a CDS encoding hydroxymethylglutaryl-CoA reductase, degradative, whose product MMTQVNLQGFYRLPLEERLARLNELHYISDAEKDYLKNNQGLALDLADNMVENLIGTYSLPLGLAMNFVINQKDYLIPMAIEEPSVIAAASYAAKMAKAGGGFHSEVLDRQMTGQMVFLGLDQASQADIWTTYIKDHQEELIQVANQAHPSLSRRGGGVRQLETAYYPSESEPFFVVYMTVDTQEAMGANMMNTMLEALASHIEALSQKDESLPRLEKLMAILSNLATQCLAKATCQIPIEALAKPGQDPKVVAKRISQASQLAQVDPYRATTHNKGIMNGVDALVLASGNDWRAVEAACHAYASQSGQYRGLAKWDYLEDQGLLAGEITLPLPLGSVGGSIKIHPAAKLVHHLLDQPSANDLMKIVAALGLAQNLAALRALVIEGIQAGHMSLQARSLAIAVGAQGDEVDQVSQALQKAKHMDRQNAKAILDGLRQSL is encoded by the coding sequence ATCATGACTCAAGTGAATTTACAGGGCTTCTACCGTCTCCCCTTAGAGGAACGTCTGGCCCGCTTAAATGAGCTCCACTATATTAGTGATGCAGAAAAAGATTATCTCAAAAATAACCAGGGCCTAGCCTTAGACCTGGCTGATAACATGGTTGAGAATCTCATCGGAACCTACTCCCTCCCCCTAGGACTGGCAATGAACTTTGTCATCAATCAAAAAGACTACTTGATCCCCATGGCGATCGAAGAACCGAGTGTCATTGCAGCAGCTAGTTACGCCGCTAAAATGGCTAAGGCAGGTGGTGGCTTCCATAGTGAGGTCCTAGACCGACAAATGACTGGGCAAATGGTCTTCTTAGGCTTAGACCAAGCCAGTCAAGCTGACATCTGGACAACTTACATCAAAGACCACCAAGAAGAACTCATCCAGGTCGCCAACCAGGCCCATCCCAGCCTCAGCCGACGGGGCGGTGGGGTACGCCAATTAGAAACGGCCTACTATCCCAGTGAAAGCGAGCCTTTTTTTGTGGTCTATATGACGGTAGACACCCAAGAAGCCATGGGCGCCAATATGATGAATACCATGCTGGAAGCCTTAGCCAGTCACATTGAAGCACTTAGTCAAAAGGATGAGTCACTACCCCGTCTAGAAAAATTAATGGCCATTTTAAGCAACTTAGCTACCCAATGTCTGGCTAAAGCGACTTGTCAAATCCCTATTGAAGCTCTGGCTAAGCCTGGTCAAGATCCCAAAGTAGTGGCTAAGCGGATTAGTCAAGCCAGCCAACTGGCCCAAGTCGATCCTTATCGGGCCACAACCCACAATAAAGGGATTATGAATGGGGTTGATGCTCTGGTCCTCGCTAGCGGTAACGACTGGCGGGCGGTGGAGGCAGCCTGTCACGCCTATGCTAGCCAATCCGGACAATACCGGGGCCTGGCCAAATGGGACTACCTTGAAGACCAAGGCCTATTAGCTGGAGAGATCACCCTCCCCCTTCCCTTAGGAAGTGTCGGTGGATCAATCAAAATTCACCCTGCCGCTAAACTCGTCCACCACTTACTCGACCAGCCCAGTGCTAACGACTTAATGAAGATTGTCGCTGCCCTCGGCCTAGCTCAAAACCTAGCCGCATTGAGGGCTTTGGTCATTGAGGGTATCCAAGCGGGGCACATGTCACTTCAAGCCCGGTCCTTGGCCATCGCTGTGGGCGCCCAGGGCGATGAAGTGGACCAAGTCAGTCAAGCCTTACAAAAGGCAAAGCACATGGACCGGCAAAACGCCAAGGCGATCTTAGATGGCCTCCGTCAATCACTTTAA
- a CDS encoding iron-sulfur cluster biosynthesis family protein, producing MKLFFTQKAIQQLQSLDRFHNICLTTSDETGHTSHRAYRSLVLQTNAPSFESFDEVLETHIGQIHVTTQALSMLGNDNRIDFDEFRQVFVLLTDDQMVDDNIYCIDH from the coding sequence ATGAAGTTATTTTTCACCCAGAAAGCCATACAACAGTTACAAAGCTTAGATCGTTTCCATAATATTTGCCTAACCACTTCCGATGAAACCGGTCATACCAGCCACAGAGCCTATCGTAGTCTAGTCTTACAGACCAATGCACCGAGTTTTGAAAGCTTTGATGAGGTCCTTGAAACCCATATTGGTCAAATCCATGTCACAACACAAGCTCTCAGCATGTTAGGCAATGATAACCGGATCGATTTTGATGAATTCCGGCAAGTTTTTGTCCTCTTAACTGACGATCAAATGGTCGATGATAATATCTATTGTATCGATCATTAA
- a CDS encoding alpha/beta hydrolase has translation MFNADYYYLKMKTHYLSLPYSGKKRRVRVLLPKNYQQESASYPVVYMHDGQNVFYSKESFLGYSWKVIPTLKRNPDLAKMIVVGIDNDPQTRADDYNAWSFENPSDPKARPLGGLGNDFSDFIMKVVKPFIDQTYRTKTDKKHTAMIGSSFGANITAYMGIKYADQIGRLGIFSLAQWIAQEPFDRYLKSQSLDPEQKIYLQVGTKEGDDTDRLFLPGNMAQAYIDASLHYQALLIAGGIPVENIDFNIYVDEEHNEFYWAKHLPDCLRFLSSGW, from the coding sequence ATGTTCAATGCCGATTATTATTATCTAAAAATGAAAACCCACTACTTAAGCTTGCCCTATTCTGGCAAGAAGCGGCGGGTGCGAGTCCTACTCCCTAAAAATTACCAGCAGGAATCCGCGTCCTACCCAGTCGTTTACATGCATGACGGACAAAATGTTTTTTATAGTAAGGAATCCTTCCTAGGTTATTCCTGGAAGGTCATTCCCACCCTCAAGCGTAATCCCGATTTAGCCAAGATGATTGTGGTCGGAATCGACAATGACCCTCAGACTCGGGCGGATGATTATAATGCTTGGAGCTTCGAAAACCCTAGTGACCCTAAGGCAAGGCCCTTGGGCGGCTTAGGCAATGATTTTAGTGACTTCATTATGAAAGTGGTTAAACCCTTTATCGACCAGACCTATCGAACTAAAACCGATAAAAAACATACCGCCATGATCGGGTCTTCTTTTGGGGCCAATATTACCGCCTATATGGGAATTAAGTATGCCGATCAGATTGGCCGCTTGGGGATTTTTTCCCTAGCCCAATGGATAGCCCAAGAACCCTTTGACCGCTATCTCAAGTCGCAAAGCTTAGACCCCGAGCAAAAAATCTACCTCCAAGTCGGCACCAAAGAAGGCGACGATACTGACCGTCTCTTTCTCCCAGGCAATATGGCCCAAGCCTATATCGATGCTTCCCTCCACTACCAGGCCTTGCTGATAGCAGGAGGTATCCCGGTAGAAAATATTGACTTCAACATCTATGTGGATGAAGAGCATAATGAATTTTACTGGGCCAAACATCTCCCCGACTGCCTCCGCTTTCTCAGTAGCGGCTGGTGA
- the pyrR gene encoding bifunctional pyr operon transcriptional regulator/uracil phosphoribosyltransferase PyrR, translating into MATEVELLNEAEMKRALTRMSYEILERNHGTANLAIVGIKTRGAIIANRIKDRINQLEEADVFYGELDVRAYRDDLDQEKDKLIKDLSQLDFDVNGKHIFICDDVLMTGRTIRATMDALMDHGRPSKISLVTLIDRGHRELPIRADIVGKNIPTSRQEKIRVKMRELDSKDAVYIIK; encoded by the coding sequence TTGGCAACAGAAGTCGAGCTTCTCAACGAAGCAGAAATGAAGCGCGCCTTAACGCGAATGAGTTATGAGATTTTGGAACGCAACCATGGTACCGCTAATTTAGCCATCGTGGGGATTAAAACCCGGGGAGCTATTATTGCTAACCGGATTAAGGACCGCATCAACCAGTTAGAAGAGGCTGATGTCTTTTATGGGGAATTAGACGTCCGCGCCTATCGTGATGACCTCGACCAGGAAAAGGATAAGCTGATCAAAGACTTATCCCAGCTGGACTTTGATGTGAATGGTAAACATATCTTTATCTGTGATGATGTGCTCATGACCGGTCGGACCATTCGGGCGACCATGGATGCCTTGATGGATCATGGGCGTCCAAGCAAGATCTCTTTAGTGACGCTCATTGACCGGGGCCACCGGGAATTACCGATTCGAGCGGATATTGTTGGTAAAAATATTCCCACTTCCCGGCAAGAAAAAATTCGGGTCAAGATGCGGGAACTCGACAGTAAGGATGCAGTATATATAATTAAATAG